The Anopheles maculipalpis chromosome 3RL, idAnoMacuDA_375_x, whole genome shotgun sequence genomic sequence TATGCTGAATAGAGAGATTCTTATCACCCTTTTTTCGCACCACCACCCTCCTTGTACAGCTTCCTCTTCAACAGGCCATCTCTGCACCCCACGGGCGGTACGGCTTTGCTGCCGTGTTGTACGATGAGCTCGTGGTCGCACTGTATCCGTGCGTCGAGGTACTCACCGGGTACTGCGGATTACCGTACGCGGATAATCCACGGTTCGGATTGATGTTGGATAGATCTGTGTAGGTCGGAGCTCCATTGGAGGACCCGGCAGCAGACTGTTGGTccgattgttgctgctgctgctgctgctgaccagAGGTAGCTGAGTCGTGCTGACTGCTGTACAGCTCGTGCAATTGTGCACTGGTGGAATAGATTGCGGCCGTAGCTGCCGACGAAGCACCGGTGGAGGAATGTCCGgtcaactgttgctgctggtgatgctgctgctgctgttgttgctgctgttgctgctgctgctggtgtagaTGCTCGTGCGGAGGCGGAATAGTGGCAACCTGTGGAATGTACGGTGCGGTAGCACTTTGCGGCGGGCCGTAGTTTTGATGCGGGTGAGGATAATAGCCACCAGTGCCATGGTGTGTGCTCGGGTATGCGacagctgctgcagctgcggCGGCAGCAACAGGATAGGCCGTACTGCTGCCATGAGACCAGGCAGGACTTGTAGCGGCAGCCGCATTGGCTTTGGACGAAAGTTCCCGTTGTGTCGCGAAACACTGCAGATGGGACATTAGTCGTAGTCGGAGCGGATCCTGTACATCCATGCCTTCGATCGTGACGAGGTAACGAGCTACTTCGGCCACACACTCCCGAAAGCCGATGATATGGTAGTCCATGGCAAACCGCTGCGGATCGTAGCTGGCATCATCGAGTCCTGATGAAGAAGAGAAATCAACGAAGCCGGAATTAATTACTGCTTTTCCACGCATACATTACGCTCTTGCGGACAAGCGCAGGAGTCCTGCCTGTTGGTCCCCTGTCTATTGGCATTAAAAAGTCAATATCATTCATTTGTCCCTGCAATAACTTCCGAACGTGGCGTGTAAACTAACGGCGCAGTGCGCTCTCACGCTCAACCCCTCATGCGATTAAAAAGGCTCGC encodes the following:
- the LOC126562358 gene encoding hairy/enhancer-of-split related with YRPW motif protein, which codes for MDHHLPHHHPHHHHSAPLHWGYSTATTPSATSTPTHAGHNTWTPPSSKGIKRALSESDCEDLYSEESSKEHTSPGESDSCQLLSRKRRRGVIEKKRRDRINSSLTELKRLVPSAYEKQGSAKLEKAEILQLTVDHLKALHARGLDDASYDPQRFAMDYHIIGFRECVAEVARYLVTIEGMDVQDPLRLRLMSHLQCFATQRELSSKANAAAATSPAWSHGSSTAYPVAAAAAAAAVAYPSTHHGTGGYYPHPHQNYGPPQSATAPYIPQVATIPPPHEHLHQQQQQQQQQQQQQHHQQQQLTGHSSTGASSAATAAIYSTSAQLHELYSSQHDSATSGQQQQQQQQSDQQSAAGSSNGAPTYTDLSNINPNRGLSAYGNPQYPVSTSTHGYSATTSSSYNTAAKPYRPWGAEMAC